One window from the genome of Papaver somniferum cultivar HN1 unplaced genomic scaffold, ASM357369v1 unplaced-scaffold_84, whole genome shotgun sequence encodes:
- the LOC113345948 gene encoding sodium/calcium exchanger NCL2-like yields the protein MSKVRFFVFVCFFVLHAVECRSRSLLQYDDFVSDGGMNSYHDKMYIKQLKQQVQTTNTTLTTTTNSAEEFCEHMYGFLPCSSNLLGHLFQIIVYEYLLFLGERYVTEGSELVFQILPGIFGDSVFEILGAFPESMMIVVAGLSKSKDVAEEKVLTGVGLLAGSTVFLLTFVWGTCVIVGRNEILSDNSLSNLNRRNNRLDARRPWISKVRSYITGYGITTDRETSYTSRIMILSIIPFVLIQIPELVIKLSFVRDIITVVTLGVSIAIFFLYFLYQVFQPWIQVRRLEYVKLEYIMTNFLKHAEKQAAGKLLAEDGSPNLLIIEGLFDKVDADGNANICPSEIRELIRELIADAKDMNEDDIIAEIIREFDENNDQLISRAEFVNGFAKWVVRAKDLNQEKKQLEEAKSNLLMQGILRHFKNDENFEGDTPNVSFITRMFERFDIDGDNIISHEELRATIQGIDFGNLEMDMDDAVQELMSELDIDGDQKIDRDDFFSGFAKFIKDAHVKAPKKKVKEVEEGAIENKAKAACKAALLLVLGISLLSLLAEPLVEVVQNFSNSANIPSFFVSFVLLPVATNTRRAVTAIASASRKNPRTTSLTISEIYASVFMNNVLGLIALLSIVYARDLEWNFSSEVLIILVICLVMGLISSFRTRFPIWLSLIAYLLYPLSLLMVYILNSVLEWH from the exons ATGTCGAAAGTTAGATTCTtcgtttttgtttgtttcttcgTACTACACGCCGTAGAATGTCGAAGTCGCTCATTGCTGCAATACGATGATTTTGTTTCAGATGGTGGGATGAATTCCTATCATGATAAGATGTACATCAAACAGTTGAAGCAGCAAGTTCAAACAACAAATACAACGTTAACTACGACGACTAATTCTGCCGAGGAATTTTGTGAACATATGTATGGGTTCTTACCATGTTCAAGCAATCTCTTAGGACATCTATTTCAGATCATTGTTTATGAGTACTTGTTATTTCTTGGTGAGAGATATGTCACTGAAGGAAGTGAACTTGTGTTCCAAATTCTACCTGGTATTTTTGGTGATTCGGTTTTCGAAATCCTTGGGGCATTCCCTGAATCCATGATGATTGTGG TGGCAGGACTTTCCAAAAGTAAGGATGTTGCTGAAGAAAAAGTTCTAACTGGTGTCGGGTTGCTTGCTGGATCCACAGTCTTTCTTCTGACTTTCGTCTGGGGAACTTGTGTCATCGTTGGCAGGAACGAAATTCTTTCTGATAATTCACTTTCGAATTTGAATCGGAGAAATAATCGACTAGATGCTAGACGACCATGGATTTCGAAAGTTCGATCTTACATAACTG GTTATGGTATTACGACCGATCGAGAAACAAGTTATACTTCAAGGATTATGATTCTATCTATAATTCCATTTGTTCTTATTCAAATACCAGAACTAGTCATCAAGTTATCTTTTGTTCGAGATATCATCACCGTGGTTACGCTAGGCGTGTCCATTGCAATATTCTTTCTTTACTTCCTCTACCAGGTCTTCCAGCCCTGGATCCAAGTTAGACGATTAGAATACGTGAAGCTCGAGTATATAATGACGAATTTCTTGAAACATGCCGAAAAACAAGCTGCCGGAAAACTCTTGGCAGAAGATGGAAGTCCAAATTTACTAATCATAGAAGG GCTATTTGACAAAGTTGATGCGGACGGCAATGCAAATATATGTCCCTCGGAAATCCGGGAattgattagagaattaatagccGATGCAAAAGACATGAACGAAGATGATATCATTGCTGAGATAATTAGAGAGTTTGACGAAAATAATGATCAATTGATTTCCAGAGCTGAGTTTGTTAACGGTTTTGCAAAATGGGTTGTTAGGGCTAAGGACTTAAACCAG GAAAAAAAGCAGCTGGAAGAAGCAAAGAGCAACTTACTAATGCAAGGAATTTTAAGACACTTTAAAAATGACGAAAATTTTGAAGGAGATACACCAAATGTATCATTTATCACCAG AATGTTCGAAAGATTTGATATAGATGGGGATAATATTATTTCGCACGAAGAATTACGAGCAACAATACAAGGTATAGATTTTGGAAACCTAGAGATGGATATGGATGATGCCGTCCAAGAGTTGATGAGTGAGTTAGATATCGATGGTGATCAAAAGATAGATAGAGATGATTTCTTTAGTGGTTTCGCCAAGTTTATCAAAGATGCACAT GTTAAAGCACCAAAGAAAAAGGTTAAGGAAGTGGAAGAAGGAGCTATCGAAAACAAAGCAAAAGCAGCTTGCAAAGCTGCACTACTATTAGTTTTAGGAATTTCACTTCTATCTTTACTTGCTGAACCTCTTGTAGAAGTTGTTCAGAATTTCTCCAATTCCGCGAATATACCATCTTTCTTTGTCTCGTTTGTCTTGTTACCTGTGGCTACTAATACTAGAAGGGCAGTTACAGCCATTGCTTCTGCAAGTCGAAAGAATCCTCGAACTACTTCATTGACTATTTCTGAG ATTTATGCATCGGTCTTCATGAACAATGTGTTGGGATTAATTGCACTTCTATCTATTGTATACGCAAGAGACTTGGAATGGAATTTCTCATCTGAAGTTTTGATAATCCTTGTTATTTGCTTAGTAATGGGGCTTATTTCAAGTTTCCGCACCAGATTCCCAATTTGGTTATCTTTGATAGCATACCTTTTGTACCCATTGTCTCTGCTCATGGTTTACATTCTTAACTCTGTCTTGGAATGGCATTAA